TTGTGGGCCAGCGAGTTGGCCAAGATGATAATTTACATATTGTTGGCGCGGCGGAAGTTAAGTCCGTTGGTATTAATAAGGGCGTGATTAGCAGCATTGAAGACGCGGTGTCTTGCATATCAGCGTGTTTGGAAAAGGCTGAGCGGATGGTCGGCCAGCCTATTCAAGATGTGTGGGCTGGAATTTCAGGCAGCCACATCATTTCCCAAAGTAGCAAGGGCGTGGTGGCAGTATCACGGGCGGATGGTGAGATTAGGGAAGACGACGTTATCCGCGCGATTGAAGCGGCCCGTACGGTTTCCACACCACCTAATTATGAAATTCTCCACGTTATTCCTAAAAGTTTTACCGTTGACAGGCAGGCGGGGATTAAAGATCCGATTGGTATGACAGGAATTAGAGTTGAGGTTGATACTCAAATTATTTTAGGCTTAGCTTCTCAAATTAGAAATTTAACTAAAGCGATTTATCGCACGACTGTAAACATTGAAGATTTGGTGCTGTCTATTTTGGCAACTTCGGAGGCCGTACTAACGCAACGGCAAAAAGAACTCGGTTCGGTAGTAGTTAACATTGGCGGCGGCAATACCAGCTTAGTTGTTTTTGAAGAAGGGGATATATTGCATACCGCTGTTTTGCCGATTGGTTCAGAACACATTACTTCTGATTTGGCGATTGGTTTACGCGTTTCCATTGATACCGCCGAGAAAGTAAAATTGGAGCACGGAGCGGCTTTAGCCAAAGGATTAACTAAGCGCGACGAAATTGATATTGGCGAACTAGAAGGCGAAGAAAGCAACATGGTCTCTAAGCGCTATGTGTCGGAAATTATCGGCGCCCGGGCCGAAGAGATTTTAGAAAAAGTTGATAATGAGTTGAAAAAAATAGACAGAAGTGGTAAATTACCGGCAGGCGTAATTCTAACCGGTGGGGGCGCCAAGTTGCCTGGGGTAGTAGATTTAGCCAAGACTAAATTACGATTACCGGCCAGCATTGGTGAGCCCATTAACATTACTTCTGCCGTTGATAAAGTCAATGACTTAGGTTTTACTACCGCTGTGGGATTGGTGCTATGGGGGAATCAAGTTACCCAACAGCAGGGCGGTGGATCTTGGCAGCAGATGTTGTCGGTTAGCACAGTTAAAAAACGGGCCGAAGGTTTATTTCGAAAAGGCAAGAATATTTTCAAATCATTTAGATCAAAATAATTTTATGGCTGAAAGAAAACCGGCGATTGAAACATTTGCTAAAATTAAAGTCGTTGGTGTTGGTGGTTCGGGAGGGGCCGCTGTCAATCGGATGGTACAATCTCGTATTCGGGGGGTTGATTTCGTGGCAGTTAATACTGATATTCAGGCTTTAAATAATAATGAAGCTAAGCAAAAGTTGCATATTGGGAAAATGGTTACCCGCGGTTTGGGCGCGGGCATGAATCCTGAGGTTGGTGAGAAGGCAGCTGAAGAGAGCGCTGAGGACATTCGCGAACACGTACGCGGATCAGATATGATTTTTATAACTTGTGGCCTTGGCGGTGGAACCGGTTCAGGGGCGGCGCCAAGAATCGCAAGTTTGTCGAGAGATTCGGGCGCTTTGACTATTGCTTTTGTAACCAAACCATTTTCATTTGAAGGCCAGCAACGAATGGATATTGCTAATCGTAGCTTATCTCAACTTAGGGATAGCGTTGATGCAATCATTACGATTCCCAATGACAGAATTCTGCAAGTCATTGATAAAAAAACTTCTTTACTTGAAGCTTTCTCATACGTTGATGAAATATTGCGGCAGGGCGTGCAAGGCATAGCGGAGCTGATTACTGTACCGGGCCTCATCAACGTTGACTTTGCTGATGTTAAAACAATTATGAAAGAAACCGGAACCGCCTTAATGGGTATTGGAAAAGCGTCAGGCGAAAATCGAGCGGTCGAGGCGGCTAAAGCGGCAATTACTAGCCCTTTATTAGACGTGACTATCGATGGGGCTAAAGGAATTTTATTTACCGTGGTTGGTGGCCCGTCAATGACTATGAATGAAGTCAACGAGGCGGCTAAAGTAATTACCGCATCGGCCGATCCGAACGCTAAGATTATTTTTGGCGCGGTTATTAATGAGAGTTTAAAAGACGAAATAAGAGTAACGGTGGTGGCGACTGGATTTTCCGATCGCGAGGGTTTTAGTGAAGTCGCGGCTGAGGCTAATTATCAACCGACACAGTTTGTCGAGGAGCGAGTAAGGCCTAAGGAAAAAACTGAAGAAGAAAAAGAAGAAAGTATTTTTGGCATAAAAAAATTACAGCGTAAAGTGGCGCCAACGACTAAGAAAAAGGCTAAGGAACAAGAAGCAGAACCAGAGACGTCCATGAACGAAACGGAAGAGTTAGATATCCCAGCCTTTATCAGGCGCAAGATGAAGTAAGATGCCAAAATTTTATTTTAGGATTATAATACTCTCCTGCTTGTGGGGGAGTTTTTTTGTTTTCGGCGGCTCTGTTCAAGCCATCAGTTCCGGCGATGTGGTTAAGTTAAACGAGCAAGCTACGCTTTATTATGTTGGCGCGGACAATATGATTTATAATTTTCCTTCAGTTGATGTTTTTTTTAATTTTTTTAACACTTTTTCAATTGTCAAAATAATCTCCCAGGAGGAATTCAATCAATTGGATATTGGTGGTGAAGTAAGCTCAAAAATTTTGGGTAAGAATATCGGACGTTTAATTAAGGCCAGCAATAGTGCTTCAATTTATTTTTTAGGTAGCGATAATCGACGCTATGTTTTTCCTTCGGTTCAGATATTTAATACCTG
This genomic stretch from Candidatus Buchananbacteria bacterium CG10_big_fil_rev_8_21_14_0_10_42_9 harbors:
- the ftsA gene encoding cell division protein FtsA, encoding MPRNEIIAGLDIGSTNVRLVVGQRVGQDDNLHIVGAAEVKSVGINKGVISSIEDAVSCISACLEKAERMVGQPIQDVWAGISGSHIISQSSKGVVAVSRADGEIREDDVIRAIEAARTVSTPPNYEILHVIPKSFTVDRQAGIKDPIGMTGIRVEVDTQIILGLASQIRNLTKAIYRTTVNIEDLVLSILATSEAVLTQRQKELGSVVVNIGGGNTSLVVFEEGDILHTAVLPIGSEHITSDLAIGLRVSIDTAEKVKLEHGAALAKGLTKRDEIDIGELEGEESNMVSKRYVSEIIGARAEEILEKVDNELKKIDRSGKLPAGVILTGGGAKLPGVVDLAKTKLRLPASIGEPINITSAVDKVNDLGFTTAVGLVLWGNQVTQQQGGGSWQQMLSVSTVKKRAEGLFRKGKNIFKSFRSK
- a CDS encoding cell division protein FtsZ; this encodes MAERKPAIETFAKIKVVGVGGSGGAAVNRMVQSRIRGVDFVAVNTDIQALNNNEAKQKLHIGKMVTRGLGAGMNPEVGEKAAEESAEDIREHVRGSDMIFITCGLGGGTGSGAAPRIASLSRDSGALTIAFVTKPFSFEGQQRMDIANRSLSQLRDSVDAIITIPNDRILQVIDKKTSLLEAFSYVDEILRQGVQGIAELITVPGLINVDFADVKTIMKETGTALMGIGKASGENRAVEAAKAAITSPLLDVTIDGAKGILFTVVGGPSMTMNEVNEAAKVITASADPNAKIIFGAVINESLKDEIRVTVVATGFSDREGFSEVAAEANYQPTQFVEERVRPKEKTEEEKEESIFGIKKLQRKVAPTTKKKAKEQEAEPETSMNETEELDIPAFIRRKMK